The Streptomyces sp. NBC_01244 genome contains a region encoding:
- a CDS encoding HK97 family phage prohead protease, with protein sequence MTETRERRLAVGVLEERASDDGRISMRGYAYRFNELSHDLGGFRERIVPGAGAPSLRTNDVYATFNHDTRSLLGRTSSGTLRVGEDREGGWYEIDLPDTTVGRDVAELLKRGDLRGSSFTFRVLDGGQRRSDEDDPDTGLPVREITAMDVVELGPVVNPAYPTTQASLRSIEETLRIGEFAPPKEERGSAPAIEPVSHPDTRALVRALIK encoded by the coding sequence ATGACGGAGACGCGTGAGCGTCGTCTAGCCGTCGGAGTCCTTGAAGAGCGCGCGTCTGATGACGGGCGCATTTCTATGCGCGGGTACGCGTACCGGTTCAACGAACTGAGTCACGACCTGGGCGGCTTTCGGGAACGGATTGTTCCCGGGGCCGGTGCTCCGTCGCTGCGTACGAACGACGTGTATGCAACGTTCAACCACGATACGCGGAGTCTGCTAGGGCGAACGTCCAGCGGCACGCTTCGGGTGGGTGAAGACCGCGAAGGCGGTTGGTACGAGATTGATCTACCGGACACGACGGTTGGCCGTGACGTTGCTGAGCTTTTGAAGCGTGGCGACCTTCGCGGGTCTAGCTTCACGTTCCGCGTGCTTGACGGGGGTCAGCGCCGGTCCGACGAAGACGACCCGGACACGGGCCTTCCCGTTCGGGAGATCACGGCCATGGACGTTGTGGAACTGGGCCCGGTTGTGAATCCGGCCTACCCCACAACTCAGGCTTCGCTTCGGTCGATTGAAGAGACCTTGCGGATTGGGGAGTTCGCGCCCCCTAAGGAAGAGCGCGGTTCTGCGCCGGCCATTGAGCCGGTTTCTCATCCTGACACGCGTGCGCTTGTTCGCGCGCTTATCAAGTAA
- a CDS encoding phage tail tube protein, whose protein sequence is MALDASIGIGKETTYGTLSGVVEGYEGQADSWKTTREFIESVGFRAGMQTARADRRNIVNMGGEGELECDLLDAGAGSLLSAAFDKVTVTDTAGVKTTVLETSAVSAAPSFSAQMVRPGTDGTKTAYKHLGCVATEWSLTAEVEEAVKLNVTFDFQDVTHTSNPAQIVAPSYPATAYPYDWTRTAVELKRGGTAVAFDATSLELTGELGLKVDRRFLRANALKKKPVRNAVPTYEGTLEGEFSAASLGLYEAFIAGELCALKVTFTGLLPGSSLTVECPAIQFTGESPEAATDEVTVHNLPFRVLDPGTSAAAVKLTYVEPGTSAP, encoded by the coding sequence ATGGCGCTTGACGCAAGCATTGGCATTGGAAAGGAAACCACGTACGGGACGCTGTCCGGTGTGGTTGAAGGCTACGAAGGTCAGGCTGACTCGTGGAAGACCACGCGAGAGTTCATTGAGTCGGTCGGCTTCCGCGCGGGTATGCAGACGGCGCGCGCTGACCGCCGAAACATTGTGAACATGGGCGGTGAAGGTGAGCTTGAATGTGACCTTCTAGACGCGGGTGCCGGATCGCTTCTGTCGGCAGCGTTCGACAAGGTAACCGTCACCGACACGGCCGGCGTTAAGACGACCGTTCTCGAAACGTCTGCCGTCTCCGCTGCGCCTTCCTTCTCCGCTCAGATGGTTCGCCCGGGAACCGACGGAACGAAGACCGCGTATAAGCACCTGGGTTGCGTGGCAACTGAGTGGTCCCTTACCGCTGAGGTTGAAGAAGCGGTCAAGCTCAATGTGACGTTCGACTTTCAGGACGTCACACACACGAGCAACCCGGCTCAGATTGTCGCTCCCTCGTACCCTGCTACGGCGTACCCGTACGACTGGACGCGCACGGCCGTAGAGCTGAAGCGTGGCGGAACTGCGGTTGCGTTTGATGCGACGTCGCTTGAGCTGACTGGTGAGCTTGGCCTGAAGGTTGACCGCCGGTTCCTTCGCGCGAATGCGCTGAAGAAGAAGCCGGTTCGCAACGCTGTGCCGACGTATGAAGGCACCCTTGAAGGTGAGTTCAGCGCCGCATCCCTGGGGCTGTACGAAGCGTTCATTGCGGGTGAGCTGTGCGCGCTGAAGGTGACCTTCACTGGTCTTCTTCCGGGCTCTAGCCTCACCGTTGAGTGCCCCGCGATTCAGTTCACGGGCGAGTCTCCTGAGGCAGCGACCGACGAAGTGACGGTTCACAACCTGCCCTTCCGGGTGCTTGACCCTGGTACTAGTGCAGCCGCTGTGAAGCTCACTTACGTTGAGCCGGGTACGTCGGCCCCGTAA
- a CDS encoding phage terminase small subunit P27 family, translating into MPSHLKATGKDVWRNVWSAGLGAYSPETDRNLITRYCELHDRRDVLLTEVTRDGLTQEGSTGQIVAHPLLRFVESTEKELRAIETAIGFTPEARLRLGLVAAEARKVAAGPEDF; encoded by the coding sequence GTGCCCAGTCACCTGAAGGCCACGGGTAAGGACGTGTGGCGCAACGTGTGGTCAGCCGGCCTAGGGGCTTACTCCCCCGAGACTGACCGCAACCTGATTACGCGGTACTGCGAACTGCATGACCGGCGTGACGTGCTGCTGACTGAGGTGACCCGCGACGGGCTGACCCAGGAAGGCAGTACGGGGCAGATTGTTGCGCACCCGCTCTTGCGCTTTGTGGAGTCCACGGAGAAGGAACTACGCGCCATTGAGACGGCGATTGGGTTCACTCCGGAAGCCCGCCTGAGGCTTGGCCTAGTTGCTGCTGAGGCGCGCAAGGTTGCGGCGGGTCCGGAGGATTTCTAA
- a CDS encoding HNH endonuclease, with the protein MCRGWYLPSMLDIDHIKPLALGGEDVEENVQALCKSCHKAKTAMDFGKRPF; encoded by the coding sequence GTGTGCCGTGGTTGGTATCTGCCTTCCATGCTGGACATTGACCACATCAAGCCGCTTGCATTGGGTGGCGAAGACGTGGAAGAGAACGTTCAAGCACTGTGCAAGTCATGCCACAAGGCGAAGACGGCAATGGACTTCGGAAAGCGTCCCTTCTAG
- a CDS encoding phage portal protein, whose amino-acid sequence MGRDDEAERAWEPYDPELYNLGVTAASGERVTPHDALQVSAVFGCVRLLSETIATLPLGTYSKRGGVRRAIDSPEWIDYPNAEPGGMGRIDILSQTVLSLLLQGNAFLAIRWQGPNIVGLDVLDPTKIKVHMVQLESNGVRRKVFEAFDVDDDGNEVLLGWFTPRDVLHIPGMMLPGEFVGCSPITYARESIGLALASQKYGSKFFANGAVPGAVVEVPGSMSEDGLKRAREAWRTANSGVDNAHRVALLTEGAKFSKVAMSPDEAQFLQTRQFQVPEIARIFGVPPHLISDATNSTSWGSGLAEQNIAFTMFSLRPWLERIESGLNRLLFAETADRFRFVKFNLEGIQRGAPKERMELYSLGLQNGIYSIDEVRASEDLPPLPDGIGETYRVPLNLGEVGEEPEPEPEPEPPAIEPPPADEPDEEEPDEEPDDEGSTEDDGDA is encoded by the coding sequence ATGGGGCGTGACGACGAAGCCGAACGGGCCTGGGAACCGTACGACCCGGAGCTTTACAACCTGGGTGTCACGGCGGCTTCGGGTGAGCGCGTAACGCCTCACGATGCCCTTCAGGTGTCCGCTGTCTTCGGCTGTGTCCGGCTTCTCTCCGAGACGATTGCCACGCTGCCTCTTGGCACCTACAGCAAGCGCGGCGGGGTGCGTCGGGCGATTGACTCACCCGAGTGGATTGACTACCCGAACGCGGAACCTGGGGGCATGGGGCGAATAGACATCCTGTCTCAGACAGTGCTGTCCCTTCTCCTTCAGGGCAACGCGTTCCTTGCGATCCGTTGGCAGGGTCCCAACATCGTGGGGCTTGACGTGCTTGACCCCACAAAGATCAAGGTGCACATGGTGCAGCTTGAATCGAACGGGGTCCGCCGCAAGGTCTTTGAAGCGTTCGACGTTGACGACGACGGCAACGAAGTGTTGCTTGGCTGGTTCACCCCGCGCGACGTCCTTCACATTCCCGGGATGATGCTTCCCGGTGAGTTCGTCGGATGCTCCCCCATTACGTACGCGCGTGAGTCCATTGGGCTTGCCCTTGCCTCACAGAAGTACGGCAGCAAGTTCTTCGCCAACGGTGCCGTACCGGGCGCTGTGGTCGAAGTGCCGGGAAGCATGTCTGAGGACGGCTTGAAGCGCGCGCGTGAGGCGTGGCGCACCGCGAACTCTGGCGTGGATAACGCGCATAGAGTCGCGCTCCTCACTGAGGGTGCCAAGTTTTCGAAGGTGGCCATGAGCCCCGACGAAGCGCAGTTCCTTCAGACCCGTCAGTTTCAGGTTCCGGAAATTGCGCGCATCTTTGGCGTGCCGCCGCACCTGATTTCGGACGCGACCAACTCAACTTCGTGGGGCTCCGGCCTTGCTGAACAGAACATCGCGTTCACGATGTTCAGCCTTCGCCCGTGGCTTGAGCGCATTGAGTCGGGCCTTAACCGTCTTCTCTTCGCTGAGACGGCGGACCGGTTCCGCTTCGTGAAGTTCAACCTTGAAGGCATTCAGCGCGGAGCGCCGAAAGAGCGCATGGAGCTCTACAGCCTGGGGCTTCAGAACGGCATTTACAGCATTGACGAAGTGCGTGCTTCTGAAGACCTTCCGCCCCTTCCCGACGGGATAGGCGAGACGTACCGGGTGCCGCTCAACCTGGGCGAAGTTGGCGAAGAGCCTGAGCCGGAGCCGGAGCCGGAACCCCCGGCCATTGAGCCTCCGCCGGCTGATGAGCCGGACGAAGAAGAGCCGGACGAAGAGCCGGACGACGAAGGGTCAACTGAAGATGACGGAGACGCGTGA
- a CDS encoding phage major capsid protein has protein sequence MDATTLGANFEAREKATVELRALTEEFAGKDMGAEAREKEERLLTAIADFDGRIKRGIDAQKAHEGVQSLMSQFDGGKSGLTQRSADADDNARLRDGNLRTEARSLTFAPEKRDGTKAGNPNVLSRTLYGQLIAQAVERSAIMRGGATTFSTSDANPLDFTVVTGRPTAAIVGEGANVPESYPATIQRSMGGFKYGFASVVSYEFATDQVLDLVGFLVGDAGPAIGDAMARHFLTGTGTAQPRGILTDAGAATATYKTTDADGKVSDALIDLFYELPSSYRTNAKYVVSDKRAAQMRKLKDGQGQYLWQSALTAGAPDLFNGKAVETDEGAPDNKVLFADLSKYRVRFAGALRVDRSIDAKFESDQIVYRFLQRADGLLVDQRAAKVLTVTTGP, from the coding sequence GTGGACGCTACTACCCTGGGCGCGAACTTCGAAGCTCGCGAGAAGGCGACCGTTGAACTCCGTGCGCTGACTGAAGAGTTCGCCGGTAAGGACATGGGCGCTGAGGCGCGCGAGAAGGAAGAGCGCCTTCTCACTGCGATTGCCGACTTTGACGGTCGGATCAAGCGGGGCATTGACGCTCAGAAGGCTCATGAGGGTGTGCAGTCCCTCATGTCTCAGTTTGACGGCGGCAAGTCTGGTCTTACCCAGCGCAGTGCCGACGCAGACGACAACGCGCGTCTTCGTGACGGCAACCTTCGCACTGAGGCCCGGTCCCTGACCTTCGCCCCGGAGAAGCGCGACGGCACTAAGGCGGGTAACCCCAACGTTCTGAGCCGGACCCTTTACGGTCAGCTCATTGCCCAGGCGGTTGAACGGTCGGCAATCATGCGGGGTGGCGCTACCACCTTCAGCACTTCCGACGCTAACCCGCTGGACTTCACCGTTGTCACCGGTCGTCCGACCGCTGCGATTGTGGGCGAAGGCGCGAACGTCCCGGAGTCCTACCCGGCAACCATTCAGCGCAGCATGGGCGGATTCAAGTACGGCTTCGCTTCTGTCGTCTCGTACGAGTTTGCCACTGATCAGGTTCTTGACCTTGTCGGCTTCCTCGTGGGTGACGCCGGCCCGGCTATCGGTGACGCCATGGCGCGTCACTTCCTGACCGGCACCGGTACCGCTCAGCCGCGCGGCATCCTGACTGACGCGGGTGCGGCTACCGCGACTTACAAGACGACCGACGCTGACGGCAAGGTCTCTGACGCGCTGATTGACCTGTTCTACGAACTCCCTTCGTCCTACCGGACCAACGCGAAGTACGTGGTCAGCGACAAGCGCGCGGCTCAGATGCGAAAGCTGAAGGACGGTCAGGGTCAGTACCTTTGGCAGTCCGCTCTTACCGCTGGGGCTCCGGACCTGTTCAACGGTAAGGCCGTTGAGACTGACGAAGGCGCCCCGGATAACAAGGTTCTGTTCGCGGACCTTTCGAAGTACCGGGTTCGCTTCGCGGGTGCGCTGCGAGTTGACCGCTCCATTGACGCGAAGTTCGAGAGTGACCAGATCGTTTACCGGTTCCTTCAGCGCGCTGACGGTCTGCTTGTTGACCAGCGTGCCGCGAAGGTTCTGACGGTTACCACTGGCCCGTAA
- a CDS encoding recombinase family protein yields the protein MGFTDDDLKELGLWDVPSGPPEDLAEAYVRRSKKSDDLASLRGHVRDICRAAQNENKRIRHVWFEQVSASKAYVKREEFDNAVAAIKAGLSKTLFIWKTDRLSRRGMGHVGLLLDEFDKRGAKIVSVTEGLDSSKGSRMVFAILSERARDEAKDIALRTKNGVDSHKSEGRWVGGVKPYGLGCTDGKLHHNPAEYPTARRIAKLLLEGETPATIANTLNAEQVKTRKGKKWRAQTVIHLAQSPSWAGLIPNRERAKDDFGQSLDKWFRGGEPLLGADGHPISAGDGVVTYAEWVKINAIISGRSRPGTAIGDKTRGVRKAVTIMTGSFRCPHCKGPMGNGGANYRCQARITQGPAVCIGVATSRGRVDTAMGVLWVNHVSRLSPESPTIHEIARRFLAYGDPEKEARKGAVSAALERAVSRELRLNKEFFVGSMDETQYDALRGELGVQIAALKAELTELGRGADLSPLMSPESLVAIWNAEGVDGKRALLSAALKSVTIVPAKGVGDRTPIMERLIPVWRDAEGMPDDVAEGVAKTFDRRARKKAQARRVADATKAAPESVEQLKVELLGLMAETEAERRKERRKAQQR from the coding sequence TTGGGCTTCACAGACGACGACCTGAAGGAACTGGGGCTGTGGGACGTCCCCAGCGGCCCACCGGAAGACCTTGCCGAAGCGTACGTTCGGCGCAGCAAGAAGAGCGATGATCTTGCGTCGCTCAGGGGGCACGTACGAGACATCTGCCGTGCGGCGCAGAACGAAAACAAGCGCATCCGGCATGTGTGGTTCGAACAGGTCAGCGCGTCGAAGGCGTACGTAAAGCGCGAAGAGTTTGACAATGCCGTTGCTGCGATCAAGGCGGGATTGAGCAAGACACTCTTCATTTGGAAGACCGACCGTCTCAGCCGGCGCGGCATGGGTCACGTTGGGCTCTTGCTGGACGAATTCGACAAGCGCGGCGCGAAGATCGTGAGCGTTACCGAAGGGCTCGATTCGTCCAAGGGTAGCCGCATGGTGTTCGCCATTCTCAGCGAACGGGCGCGCGACGAAGCGAAGGACATTGCGCTTCGCACGAAGAACGGCGTGGACTCGCACAAGTCCGAAGGCCGTTGGGTGGGTGGCGTTAAGCCCTATGGTCTTGGGTGCACAGACGGCAAGCTTCACCACAATCCGGCGGAATACCCGACGGCACGCCGCATTGCGAAACTGTTGCTCGAAGGCGAAACCCCGGCAACCATCGCTAACACCCTGAACGCTGAACAGGTAAAGACCCGAAAGGGCAAGAAGTGGCGCGCTCAGACGGTTATTCACCTTGCCCAGTCACCTTCATGGGCGGGGCTCATCCCTAACCGGGAACGGGCGAAAGACGATTTCGGTCAGTCGCTTGATAAGTGGTTCCGGGGCGGGGAACCGCTCCTTGGGGCGGACGGTCATCCGATTTCGGCAGGGGACGGCGTTGTGACCTACGCGGAATGGGTCAAGATCAACGCCATAATCAGCGGACGGAGTAGGCCCGGAACGGCAATCGGGGACAAGACGCGGGGTGTCCGCAAGGCGGTAACGATCATGACGGGAAGTTTCCGCTGCCCTCACTGCAAAGGCCCCATGGGGAACGGCGGAGCAAACTACCGGTGCCAAGCCCGCATCACTCAAGGCCCAGCCGTATGCATTGGCGTAGCCACATCGCGCGGACGCGTAGATACAGCCATGGGCGTGTTGTGGGTGAACCACGTTTCGCGCCTCTCGCCAGAAAGCCCCACGATCCACGAGATTGCCCGTCGGTTCCTTGCGTACGGCGACCCTGAGAAGGAAGCCCGCAAGGGTGCCGTCAGCGCTGCCCTAGAACGGGCCGTCAGCCGCGAACTGAGGCTCAACAAAGAGTTCTTCGTCGGCAGCATGGATGAGACCCAGTACGACGCGCTGAGGGGCGAACTGGGGGTACAGATAGCGGCGCTGAAGGCGGAGCTGACGGAGTTGGGGCGCGGGGCGGACCTCAGCCCGCTCATGAGCCCTGAAAGCCTTGTGGCCATATGGAACGCCGAAGGCGTGGACGGGAAGCGCGCGTTGCTGTCCGCTGCGCTCAAGTCGGTAACCATCGTGCCGGCGAAGGGGGTTGGCGACCGTACCCCGATCATGGAGCGCCTGATTCCCGTATGGCGCGACGCTGAAGGGATGCCTGACGACGTGGCGGAAGGCGTAGCGAAGACCTTTGACCGGCGCGCACGGAAGAAGGCCCAGGCCCGTCGTGTGGCCGATGCGACGAAGGCAGCGCCGGAGTCTGTAGAGCAACTGAAGGTGGAGTTGCTCGGCTTGATGGCAGAAACCGAAGCGGAACGGCGCAAGGAACGCAGGAAGGCACAGCAGCGCTGA
- a CDS encoding terminase large subunit domain-containing protein, producing MTNIDPVISRHIPADAPFPSEGYRVAKWIEEFCYLTGSFAGQPFRLLPWQRELLVDAYELTLDSFGRWKRKHRTVVVCVARKNGKSTIAAAIMLYHLIADRADAQRQIIAAANDRNQARMVFDSAKQMVNASPKLAAVCDVQRDVIRYKDNTYRVVSADAGRQQGLNPAAVSLDEYAFSKHSDLFDALTLGSAARNQPMFLIISTAGPDPDGPFAALCEQGERVNSGEADDPTLFYRSWGPKLSETVDHLDPEVWAACNPSYEILNPDDFKAAAQRSTEASFRIYRLSQFVRGASTWLPHGLWDSLAVEAPPLESGDEVVLGFDGSWKGDSTALVACRIADLRVFVLGHWEAPADDVHWRVPMADVREALYDAIDVYRVRNLVADPYRWEETLDNLEADGFPVEAFPTNSLKRMVPATQAVYDACRDGRLSHDGNPSLARHIGNAVLREDKNGARITKEHASSRRKIDLAVAMILSVWGAVMWREDNGTVTNTAILATWEGSDGQVFTSGLPESEDFFSDL from the coding sequence GTGACGAACATTGACCCGGTCATTTCCCGGCACATACCCGCTGACGCACCGTTCCCTTCTGAGGGTTACCGGGTCGCGAAGTGGATTGAAGAGTTTTGCTACCTGACCGGAAGCTTTGCCGGCCAACCCTTCCGCCTTCTTCCCTGGCAGCGTGAACTTCTCGTTGACGCCTATGAGCTGACGCTAGATTCGTTCGGCCGTTGGAAGCGAAAGCACCGAACGGTTGTCGTGTGCGTCGCTCGCAAGAACGGCAAGTCAACGATTGCCGCTGCCATCATGCTCTATCACTTGATCGCTGATCGGGCGGACGCACAGCGTCAGATCATCGCTGCCGCGAATGACAGAAACCAAGCCAGAATGGTTTTTGACTCCGCGAAGCAAATGGTCAACGCAAGCCCCAAGCTTGCCGCCGTATGCGACGTACAGCGCGACGTCATCAGGTACAAGGACAACACTTACCGCGTCGTCTCCGCTGACGCTGGACGGCAACAGGGCCTGAACCCTGCCGCTGTCAGTCTGGACGAATACGCGTTCAGCAAGCACAGCGACTTGTTCGACGCGCTGACGCTCGGTTCTGCCGCGCGTAATCAGCCCATGTTCCTGATCATCAGTACCGCCGGACCCGACCCGGATGGACCCTTTGCCGCACTGTGCGAACAGGGTGAGCGGGTCAACTCCGGTGAAGCTGACGACCCGACTTTGTTCTATCGCTCGTGGGGCCCGAAGCTGAGCGAGACGGTTGACCACCTTGACCCGGAAGTCTGGGCAGCGTGCAACCCGTCGTACGAGATTCTGAACCCGGACGACTTCAAGGCGGCAGCGCAGCGGAGTACGGAAGCGTCATTCCGCATCTACCGACTGAGCCAATTCGTACGCGGTGCGTCCACGTGGTTGCCCCATGGGCTGTGGGATTCACTCGCTGTGGAAGCCCCGCCGCTTGAGTCTGGGGACGAAGTTGTCTTGGGGTTCGACGGTTCTTGGAAGGGTGACAGCACAGCGCTTGTTGCCTGCCGAATTGCTGACCTTCGGGTGTTCGTTCTGGGCCACTGGGAAGCGCCGGCTGATGACGTTCACTGGCGGGTCCCCATGGCGGACGTGCGCGAAGCGCTCTATGACGCGATTGACGTCTATCGGGTGCGCAACCTTGTTGCCGACCCGTACCGCTGGGAAGAGACGCTTGACAACTTGGAAGCTGACGGCTTCCCCGTTGAAGCCTTTCCGACCAACTCACTGAAGCGCATGGTGCCTGCCACCCAGGCCGTTTACGACGCCTGCCGTGACGGCCGGCTGAGCCACGACGGCAACCCTTCGCTTGCTCGCCACATCGGTAATGCGGTGCTCCGTGAGGACAAGAACGGCGCGCGCATCACGAAGGAACACGCTTCCTCGCGCCGAAAAATTGACCTTGCGGTTGCCATGATCCTCAGCGTCTGGGGCGCTGTGATGTGGCGCGAAGACAACGGCACTGTCACGAACACGGCGATTCTCGCAACGTGGGAAGGCAGCGACGGGCAGGTGTTCACGTCCGGGCTTCCTGAGTCCGAAGACTTCTTTTCTGATCTCTAA
- a CDS encoding phage tail tape measure protein — protein sequence MAKPIQVTIMGDADQLSQTLDEASQEVSKFGETAKGLALAAGGAIAVGIGMGLAAALEKEVGSDLLAAQLGASPAEAKTLGEAAGAVYAAGYGESVADANEALKSLWQQGLVPAGATADEMATISKKAMDVATVLGEEVGPTSNAVGQMLKTGLAKNADEAFDIIVKGAQEGGNKAEDLLDTFNEYGVQFQKLGLGGKTAMGLISQGLKAGARDADLVADTFKEFSIRAIDGSKTTAEGFKAIGLSADDMAAKIAKGGPSAEQALGLTLDKLRAIKDPAERSAAAVNLFGTQAEDMGAALYALDVDTAVESLGKVDGAAKAAGETMHDNAANKVAQFTRALQTGFVDFVGAKLIPLAETLAGKLAAVGSAFATAAGFVMQHSTVFGTIAGLITVILLPALISWGVTATTSAIANVTAWITSTATSTTSAATQVLAHWSVVGGWLKSAATAVVSAATVVGGWIAMGAQAMLQAARMAAAWLIAMGPIALVIAAIIGLVVIIVQNWDTIKNATLAVFQWIWDWIKKIFAWLVDLFLNFTGPGLIIKHWDTIVEKTRAAFTWVKDLAKNALDAVVDFVTGLPGRILSAGSRLLSAAQSLGGYVIDGIKNGLSHLGGFASSLADAVGSAAKGAINGVIDLLNWAIPNKLGWGALSIDLPDSPIPKIRAMGGPASGWTRVGERGPEEVFLPKGSTVVPNHASGGSGGVTVNVQTNANPWAIGREVAWALRTNR from the coding sequence GTGGCCAAGCCTATTCAGGTCACAATCATGGGTGACGCTGACCAACTGTCTCAGACGCTTGATGAAGCGTCGCAGGAAGTCAGCAAGTTTGGTGAAACCGCGAAGGGGCTTGCCCTTGCTGCGGGTGGCGCTATCGCTGTCGGTATCGGCATGGGTCTTGCGGCAGCGCTTGAGAAGGAAGTGGGTTCTGACCTTCTTGCCGCTCAGCTTGGAGCGTCGCCGGCTGAGGCTAAGACGCTGGGTGAAGCGGCGGGTGCTGTCTACGCAGCGGGTTACGGCGAGTCTGTAGCTGACGCGAATGAAGCGCTGAAGAGTCTTTGGCAACAGGGCCTTGTGCCTGCCGGTGCTACTGCTGACGAAATGGCAACGATCAGCAAGAAGGCAATGGACGTTGCTACGGTCCTGGGTGAAGAAGTCGGCCCGACTTCAAACGCCGTCGGGCAGATGCTGAAGACGGGCTTGGCAAAGAACGCCGACGAAGCTTTTGACATCATCGTCAAGGGTGCGCAGGAAGGCGGCAACAAAGCCGAGGACTTGCTAGACACCTTCAACGAATACGGCGTTCAGTTCCAAAAGCTTGGCCTAGGCGGCAAGACGGCAATGGGTCTCATATCCCAGGGCCTGAAGGCCGGCGCACGTGACGCTGACCTTGTGGCGGACACGTTCAAGGAATTCAGCATTCGCGCCATTGACGGCAGCAAGACAACGGCCGAAGGCTTCAAGGCTATTGGCCTCAGCGCTGACGACATGGCCGCGAAGATTGCCAAGGGTGGCCCTTCCGCCGAACAGGCACTTGGGCTGACGCTCGATAAGCTGCGTGCCATCAAGGACCCGGCGGAGCGTTCTGCCGCTGCCGTGAACCTGTTTGGTACCCAGGCTGAGGACATGGGCGCGGCGCTCTATGCGCTGGACGTGGACACGGCCGTTGAGTCGCTGGGCAAGGTTGACGGCGCTGCGAAGGCGGCAGGCGAGACCATGCACGACAACGCCGCGAACAAGGTTGCCCAGTTCACTCGGGCCCTTCAGACCGGCTTTGTTGACTTCGTGGGCGCGAAGCTGATTCCCCTTGCGGAGACGCTTGCCGGGAAGCTTGCCGCCGTTGGCTCTGCCTTCGCTACCGCTGCGGGATTCGTCATGCAGCACAGCACGGTGTTCGGAACGATAGCCGGCCTAATTACGGTCATCCTCCTTCCCGCCCTGATCTCTTGGGGTGTCACGGCGACCACGTCAGCGATAGCCAACGTCACGGCGTGGATCACATCAACGGCCACGTCAACCACTTCAGCGGCAACCCAAGTGCTTGCGCATTGGTCGGTTGTTGGCGGGTGGCTGAAGTCGGCAGCGACGGCCGTTGTCAGCGCCGCTACGGTTGTGGGCGGATGGATTGCCATGGGTGCTCAGGCCATGCTTCAGGCGGCACGTATGGCGGCAGCGTGGCTGATTGCCATGGGCCCGATTGCTCTGGTCATTGCGGCGATTATTGGCCTTGTCGTGATCATCGTTCAGAACTGGGACACCATCAAGAACGCGACGCTTGCCGTATTCCAGTGGATTTGGGATTGGATCAAGAAAATCTTCGCGTGGCTGGTTGACCTGTTCCTGAACTTCACGGGCCCCGGGTTGATCATCAAACATTGGGACACCATCGTTGAGAAGACGCGCGCGGCGTTCACATGGGTGAAAGACCTTGCGAAGAATGCCCTTGACGCTGTGGTTGATTTCGTCACCGGTCTTCCGGGTCGGATTCTCTCCGCCGGCTCACGCCTTCTCTCCGCTGCGCAGAGTCTCGGCGGATACGTCATCGACGGTATCAAGAACGGCCTTTCCCACCTGGGCGGCTTTGCGTCGTCCCTTGCGGACGCTGTGGGCAGTGCAGCGAAGGGCGCTATCAACGGCGTGATTGACCTTCTCAACTGGGCGATTCCGAACAAGCTCGGTTGGGGCGCGCTGAGTATCGACCTTCCGGACAGTCCGATTCCGAAGATTCGCGCCATGGGTGGACCGGCTTCCGGCTGGACGCGCGTGGGTGAGCGCGGACCTGAAGAAGTGTTCCTTCCGAAGGGTTCCACGGTCGTGCCCAACCACGCTTCCGGCGGGTCGGGTGGCGTCACCGTGAACGTACAGACGAACGCAAATCCCTGGGCGATCGGTCGGGAAGTTGCCTGGGCGCTCCGCACGAACCGCTAA